A stretch of Mastacembelus armatus chromosome 1, fMasArm1.2, whole genome shotgun sequence DNA encodes these proteins:
- the vwa11 gene encoding von Willebrand factor A domain-containing protein 7 isoform X3, which produces MTSLLCIALLALVLSGPTVAFVPNGGDASTHVSITGTAVLQKVTETCRAVAEAAGHEFKPTGSSPEELVKACLGPTATGEVSGAKFHSALQEIYIQNGLVDRDFVNSAPHHFNSEAFLEGRSLIMEGMVGIKANIREDNFKAARETLGRVLHTLQDFYSHSNWVELGYTEPYINLIRPDLPLENLADVNTATCRDCARGTCPNAILPNILKEKILTSGYMGIFSAAKPQGKCSHGGGADLTSTAVPRGGINKDERRSDNVALHNAAVNAARAASLQLLEEIRSAAGNHAFLRMMGIARSSVVCFVIDTTGSMSDDIDAARSEVYKIIDSKRGTQDEPSEYILVPFNDPDFGPMIRTTDPDKMKKEISKLTATGGGDTPEMCLSGLQLALTGAPASSYIYVFTDAPAKDIVLKDTIVALIRTTKSTVSFFMTGSSRRRRRSLRAASFEDYKELALASGGQSIQVPKTQLPQATPIILDTSTSALVTILQRARNPGKQETFPFILDESLQNITIYITGTSITFTLTNPAGVSQSHTEANGKLGTIQRVGNLMRIRLNADKQTGTWQINVISNQPYTVKVTGQSVITFIYNFVKPFEGPHPGYAVLSGRPPAGQPASLMISVMGWHGPSSLNVAKVGLVTMSGPATVSNSTMTDMGNGDILVTIDVVPEGEFVIAMNGTDKVSNSEFQRQSTTQMSVSKVNIQAVVDSSVEPGKVFKLPFSVMTEGTDGQYNIGARNDKNFPMNYPNSLTLTTGQYSNNTLTITPPVNTSSGTDVTLTLEAKSHTGVDSNYIVLRLSVVTKITDFVRPLCDVVSVLADDCPKTVSQCKPFMWELSANITDENGTGIESVSLLQGSGTLSYTRLPAPFTQAHYNASCCSQIVEFVAVDKAGNVGKCYYSIAPSGGSPALTLSLPIWLCLLVSAFILKP; this is translated from the exons ATGACTTCATTGCTGTGCATTGCCCTGCTGGCTTTGGTCTTATCAGGGCCCACTGTTGCCTTTGTACCCAATGGAGGTGATGCATCTACACATGTCAGCATTACAGGAACAGCTGTATTGCAAAAGGTGACAGAGACATGTCGGGCAGTGGCTGAGGCAGCTGGTCATGAGTTCAAGCCCACG GGTTCCTCTCCTGAGGAACTAGTTAAAGCCTGTCTAGGACCCACAGCAACAGGAGAGGTGTCTGGTGCCAAATTTCATTCTGCACTTCAAGAAATCTACATCCAAAATGGACTGGTAGACCGTGACTTTGTTAATAG TGCTCCTCATCACTTCAACTCAGAGGCCTTCCTGGAGGGACGTAGCCTGATCATGGAAGGCATGGTGGGCATTAAGGCTAACATTCGTGAGGATAACTTTAAGGCTGCCAGGGAAACACTGGGCAGAGTACTCCACACCCTACAG GACTTCTACAGCCACAGTAACTGGGTGGAGCTGGGATATACGGAACCATACATCAACCTCATACGCCCAGATCTGCCTCTGGAGAACCTTGCAG ATGTAAACACAGCCACCTGCAGAGACTGTGCAAGAGGAACATGTCCCAATGCAATTCTTCCCAACatcctgaaagaaaaaatactCACATCAGGCTACATGGGAATCTTCTCTGCTGCCAAGCCTCAAG GTAAATGCAGCCATGGAGGTGGAGCTGACCTGACTAGCACTGCAGTTCCTCGTGGAGGCATCAACAAAGATGAGCGTCGCTCAGACAACGTGGCCCTCCACAATGCTGCTGTGAATGCAGCTAGAGCGGCCAGCCTCCAGCTGCTGGAAGAAATCCGTTCAGCTGCAGGAAACCATGCCTTTCTGCG AATGATGGGGATTGCCCGCTCATCTGTCGTGTGTTTTGTTATTGACACCACCGGCAGTATGTCAGATGATATTGATGCAGCCAGGTCAGAAGTTTATAAAATCATTGACAGCAAAAGAGGAACGCAAGATGAGCCATCAGAGTACATTCTGGTCCCCTTCAATGACCCCG ATTTTGGACCTATGATTAGAACAACAGACCCAGATAAGATGAAGAAAGAAATCTCAAAGCTCACAGCAACAGGAGGTGGTGATACCCCTGAAATGTGCCTGTCAGGACTTCAG CTGGCCCTCACTGGTGCCCCTGCATCCTCCTACATCTATGTGTTCACTGATGCTCCAGCCAAAGATATCGTCCTCAAAGACACAATAGTTGCTCTCATCAGGACCACCAAGTCAACA GTGTCATTCTTCATGACTGGGTCCAGTAGAAGGCGCCGCCGTTCCCTTAGAGCTGCTTCCTTTGAAGACTACAAAGAACTGGCTCTGGCCTCTGGAGGTCAATCCATCCAAGTGCCAAAGACGCAGCTGCCCCAAGCCACACCCATCATTCTTGACACCTCCACTTCAGCTCTG GTGACAATTCTTCAACGAGCAAGGAACCCTGGGAAACAGGAGACCTTTCCTTTCATATTAGATGAATCTCTTCAAAATATCACCATCTACATCACAGGAACATCCATTACTTTCACACTAACCAACCCTGCCG GTGTGAGCCAGAGCCACACTGAGGCCAATGGTAAACTGGGGACCATTCAGAGAGTTGGCAACCTGATGAGAATTCGTCTCAATGCTGACAAGCAGACAGGAACCTGGCAGATCAACGTCATCTCCAACCAGCCATACACAGTCAAAGTCACAG GCCAGAGTGTTATTACCTTTATCTATAACTTTGTGAAACCCTTTGAGGGACCTCACCCAGGTTATGCAGTTCTCAGTGGGCGTCCACCAGCAG GTCAGCCAGCCAGCCTGATGATCTCAGTTATGGGTTGGCATGGTCCGTCATCACTCAATGTTGCAAAGGTTGGCTTAGTAACTATGTCTGGGCCTGCGACTGTCAGCAACAGTACAATGACTGACATGGGCAATGGAGACATCCTAGTCACCATTGATGTAGTCCCTGAGGGCGAGTTTGTGATTGCTATGAACGGCACAGACAAAGTGTCAAACAGTGAATTTCAGAGGCAGTCTACCACTCAGATGTCTGTCTCCAAAGTGAATATCCAG GCTGTAGTGGACAGCAGTGTGGAGCCAGGAAAAGTCTTCAAACTCCCCTTCAGTGTAATGACCGAGGGCACCGATGGTCAATACAACATCGGCGCTAGAAACGACAAAAACTTCCCCATGAACTACCCAAACAG CCTCACCCTGACAACTGGACAATATTCTAATAATACGTTGACTATTACCCCACCTGTGAATACATCGTCAGGCACTGATGTCACTCTGACTTTGGAAGCCAAGTCGCACACTGGTGTCGACTCCAATTACATCGTTCTGAGATTGTCTGTTGTTACTAAG atTACAGATTTTGTTCGGCCTTTGTGTGACGTGGTCAGCGTTCTGGCTGATGACTGCCCTAAAACTGTGTCTCAATGTAAACCTTTCATGTGGGAGCTCTCGGCCAACATTACTGATGAAAACGGCACTGGGATAGAAAGCGTCTCCCTGCTCCAGGGAAGTGGGACTCTGTCATACACCAGGCTGCCCGCTCCTTTCACCCAAGCACATTACAACGCCTCCTGCTGCTCGCAGATTGTTGAATTTGTAGCAGTAGATAAAGCTGGCAATGTTGGAAAGTGCTATTATTCAATTGCTCCTTCAGGTGGCTCTCCTGCTTTAACTCTCTCGCTGCCAATTTGGTTGTGCCTGCTGGTATCTGCCTTCATATTAAAGCCTTGA
- the LOC113128171 gene encoding uncharacterized protein LOC113128171 has product MSADDFQTKYASVMESMLKSAVAETTKLFETMVDELKAEISRIKKENEDLKTRCLQFENSKSQPTVYTSEPLSGLSDGCEKRDTAIQCDLVTLSTMLLEKRHTLRDTSLPQQEQLCCNVPDYSFQEHNYVTPTEASSQMTLMHVKQEESYNDSSPLSDLKKEKAESPVACGQILHEKPGLNPIPCTGECRTPELKTNAPFSKGNSLVSAEAGKSAERERSDVIESLKEFRDELLLPPEMPSQLTPPPHLVEVAMDRQHD; this is encoded by the exons ATGTCAGCGGACGATTTTCAGACGAAGTATGCCTCTGTAATGGAGAGCATGCTGAAGAGTGCTGTCGCGGAGACCACTAAACTTTTCGAAACTATGGTCGACGAGCTGAAGGCAGAAATCTCCAGAATCAAGAAGGAGAACGAGGATCTAAAAACAAGATGTCTCCAATTTGAGAATTCAAAAAGCCAACCGACTGTTTATACCAGCGAGCCCCTTTCAGGGTTGAGCGACGGCTGTGAAAAACGTGACACGGCCATTCAGTGCG ACCTTGTTACTCTTTCCACCATGTTGTTGGAGAAACGTCACACATTAAGAGACACATCATTGCCACAGCAAGAGCAGCTGTGCTGCAATGTGCCTGATTACAGTTTCCAGGAGCATAACTATGTGACTCCCACAGAGGCAAGTTCTCAGATGACATTAATGCACGTCAAACAGGAG GAATCTTACAATGATTCTTCTCCATTGTCTGActtgaagaaagagaaagcagagtCCCCTGTGGCCTGTGGACAAATCCTGCATGAGAAACCTG GCTTGAACCCGATACCGTGCACAGGGGAGTGTAGGACCCCTGAGTTAAAGACCAATGCCCCGTTCTCTAAAGGGAACAGTTTGGTGAGTGCAGAGGCCGGGAAATCTGCTGAAAGGGAGAGGAGTGACGTGATTGAATCTTTAAAAGAGTTCAGAGATGAACTCCT GCTGCCACCAGAGATGCCGAGCCAGCTGACTCCACCACCTCACCTGGTGGAGGTGGCAATGGATAGACAGCATGACTAG
- the vwa11 gene encoding von Willebrand factor A domain-containing protein 7 isoform X1, whose protein sequence is MHCHKVLSSGHTTHKDSKGHLSRISSQSGNQNKSCSCCEASGSLIMTSLLCIALLALVLSGPTVAFVPNGGDASTHVSITGTAVLQKVTETCRAVAEAAGHEFKPTGSSPEELVKACLGPTATGEVSGAKFHSALQEIYIQNGLVDRDFVNSAPHHFNSEAFLEGRSLIMEGMVGIKANIREDNFKAARETLGRVLHTLQDFYSHSNWVELGYTEPYINLIRPDLPLENLADVNTATCRDCARGTCPNAILPNILKEKILTSGYMGIFSAAKPQGKCSHGGGADLTSTAVPRGGINKDERRSDNVALHNAAVNAARAASLQLLEEIRSAAGNHAFLRMMGIARSSVVCFVIDTTGSMSDDIDAARSEVYKIIDSKRGTQDEPSEYILVPFNDPDFGPMIRTTDPDKMKKEISKLTATGGGDTPEMCLSGLQLALTGAPASSYIYVFTDAPAKDIVLKDTIVALIRTTKSTVSFFMTGSSRRRRRSLRAASFEDYKELALASGGQSIQVPKTQLPQATPIILDTSTSALVTILQRARNPGKQETFPFILDESLQNITIYITGTSITFTLTNPAGVSQSHTEANGKLGTIQRVGNLMRIRLNADKQTGTWQINVISNQPYTVKVTGQSVITFIYNFVKPFEGPHPGYAVLSGRPPAGQPASLMISVMGWHGPSSLNVAKVGLVTMSGPATVSNSTMTDMGNGDILVTIDVVPEGEFVIAMNGTDKVSNSEFQRQSTTQMSVSKVNIQAVVDSSVEPGKVFKLPFSVMTEGTDGQYNIGARNDKNFPMNYPNSLTLTTGQYSNNTLTITPPVNTSSGTDVTLTLEAKSHTGVDSNYIVLRLSVVTKITDFVRPLCDVVSVLADDCPKTVSQCKPFMWELSANITDENGTGIESVSLLQGSGTLSYTRLPAPFTQAHYNASCCSQIVEFVAVDKAGNVGKCYYSIAPSGGSPALTLSLPIWLCLLVSAFILKP, encoded by the exons CAGCTTGATCATGACTTCATTGCTGTGCATTGCCCTGCTGGCTTTGGTCTTATCAGGGCCCACTGTTGCCTTTGTACCCAATGGAGGTGATGCATCTACACATGTCAGCATTACAGGAACAGCTGTATTGCAAAAGGTGACAGAGACATGTCGGGCAGTGGCTGAGGCAGCTGGTCATGAGTTCAAGCCCACG GGTTCCTCTCCTGAGGAACTAGTTAAAGCCTGTCTAGGACCCACAGCAACAGGAGAGGTGTCTGGTGCCAAATTTCATTCTGCACTTCAAGAAATCTACATCCAAAATGGACTGGTAGACCGTGACTTTGTTAATAG TGCTCCTCATCACTTCAACTCAGAGGCCTTCCTGGAGGGACGTAGCCTGATCATGGAAGGCATGGTGGGCATTAAGGCTAACATTCGTGAGGATAACTTTAAGGCTGCCAGGGAAACACTGGGCAGAGTACTCCACACCCTACAG GACTTCTACAGCCACAGTAACTGGGTGGAGCTGGGATATACGGAACCATACATCAACCTCATACGCCCAGATCTGCCTCTGGAGAACCTTGCAG ATGTAAACACAGCCACCTGCAGAGACTGTGCAAGAGGAACATGTCCCAATGCAATTCTTCCCAACatcctgaaagaaaaaatactCACATCAGGCTACATGGGAATCTTCTCTGCTGCCAAGCCTCAAG GTAAATGCAGCCATGGAGGTGGAGCTGACCTGACTAGCACTGCAGTTCCTCGTGGAGGCATCAACAAAGATGAGCGTCGCTCAGACAACGTGGCCCTCCACAATGCTGCTGTGAATGCAGCTAGAGCGGCCAGCCTCCAGCTGCTGGAAGAAATCCGTTCAGCTGCAGGAAACCATGCCTTTCTGCG AATGATGGGGATTGCCCGCTCATCTGTCGTGTGTTTTGTTATTGACACCACCGGCAGTATGTCAGATGATATTGATGCAGCCAGGTCAGAAGTTTATAAAATCATTGACAGCAAAAGAGGAACGCAAGATGAGCCATCAGAGTACATTCTGGTCCCCTTCAATGACCCCG ATTTTGGACCTATGATTAGAACAACAGACCCAGATAAGATGAAGAAAGAAATCTCAAAGCTCACAGCAACAGGAGGTGGTGATACCCCTGAAATGTGCCTGTCAGGACTTCAG CTGGCCCTCACTGGTGCCCCTGCATCCTCCTACATCTATGTGTTCACTGATGCTCCAGCCAAAGATATCGTCCTCAAAGACACAATAGTTGCTCTCATCAGGACCACCAAGTCAACA GTGTCATTCTTCATGACTGGGTCCAGTAGAAGGCGCCGCCGTTCCCTTAGAGCTGCTTCCTTTGAAGACTACAAAGAACTGGCTCTGGCCTCTGGAGGTCAATCCATCCAAGTGCCAAAGACGCAGCTGCCCCAAGCCACACCCATCATTCTTGACACCTCCACTTCAGCTCTG GTGACAATTCTTCAACGAGCAAGGAACCCTGGGAAACAGGAGACCTTTCCTTTCATATTAGATGAATCTCTTCAAAATATCACCATCTACATCACAGGAACATCCATTACTTTCACACTAACCAACCCTGCCG GTGTGAGCCAGAGCCACACTGAGGCCAATGGTAAACTGGGGACCATTCAGAGAGTTGGCAACCTGATGAGAATTCGTCTCAATGCTGACAAGCAGACAGGAACCTGGCAGATCAACGTCATCTCCAACCAGCCATACACAGTCAAAGTCACAG GCCAGAGTGTTATTACCTTTATCTATAACTTTGTGAAACCCTTTGAGGGACCTCACCCAGGTTATGCAGTTCTCAGTGGGCGTCCACCAGCAG GTCAGCCAGCCAGCCTGATGATCTCAGTTATGGGTTGGCATGGTCCGTCATCACTCAATGTTGCAAAGGTTGGCTTAGTAACTATGTCTGGGCCTGCGACTGTCAGCAACAGTACAATGACTGACATGGGCAATGGAGACATCCTAGTCACCATTGATGTAGTCCCTGAGGGCGAGTTTGTGATTGCTATGAACGGCACAGACAAAGTGTCAAACAGTGAATTTCAGAGGCAGTCTACCACTCAGATGTCTGTCTCCAAAGTGAATATCCAG GCTGTAGTGGACAGCAGTGTGGAGCCAGGAAAAGTCTTCAAACTCCCCTTCAGTGTAATGACCGAGGGCACCGATGGTCAATACAACATCGGCGCTAGAAACGACAAAAACTTCCCCATGAACTACCCAAACAG CCTCACCCTGACAACTGGACAATATTCTAATAATACGTTGACTATTACCCCACCTGTGAATACATCGTCAGGCACTGATGTCACTCTGACTTTGGAAGCCAAGTCGCACACTGGTGTCGACTCCAATTACATCGTTCTGAGATTGTCTGTTGTTACTAAG atTACAGATTTTGTTCGGCCTTTGTGTGACGTGGTCAGCGTTCTGGCTGATGACTGCCCTAAAACTGTGTCTCAATGTAAACCTTTCATGTGGGAGCTCTCGGCCAACATTACTGATGAAAACGGCACTGGGATAGAAAGCGTCTCCCTGCTCCAGGGAAGTGGGACTCTGTCATACACCAGGCTGCCCGCTCCTTTCACCCAAGCACATTACAACGCCTCCTGCTGCTCGCAGATTGTTGAATTTGTAGCAGTAGATAAAGCTGGCAATGTTGGAAAGTGCTATTATTCAATTGCTCCTTCAGGTGGCTCTCCTGCTTTAACTCTCTCGCTGCCAATTTGGTTGTGCCTGCTGGTATCTGCCTTCATATTAAAGCCTTGA
- the vwa11 gene encoding von Willebrand factor A domain-containing protein 7 isoform X2, with the protein MHCHKVLSSGHTTHKDSKGHLSRISSQSGNQNKSCSCCEASGLIMTSLLCIALLALVLSGPTVAFVPNGGDASTHVSITGTAVLQKVTETCRAVAEAAGHEFKPTGSSPEELVKACLGPTATGEVSGAKFHSALQEIYIQNGLVDRDFVNSAPHHFNSEAFLEGRSLIMEGMVGIKANIREDNFKAARETLGRVLHTLQDFYSHSNWVELGYTEPYINLIRPDLPLENLADVNTATCRDCARGTCPNAILPNILKEKILTSGYMGIFSAAKPQGKCSHGGGADLTSTAVPRGGINKDERRSDNVALHNAAVNAARAASLQLLEEIRSAAGNHAFLRMMGIARSSVVCFVIDTTGSMSDDIDAARSEVYKIIDSKRGTQDEPSEYILVPFNDPDFGPMIRTTDPDKMKKEISKLTATGGGDTPEMCLSGLQLALTGAPASSYIYVFTDAPAKDIVLKDTIVALIRTTKSTVSFFMTGSSRRRRRSLRAASFEDYKELALASGGQSIQVPKTQLPQATPIILDTSTSALVTILQRARNPGKQETFPFILDESLQNITIYITGTSITFTLTNPAGVSQSHTEANGKLGTIQRVGNLMRIRLNADKQTGTWQINVISNQPYTVKVTGQSVITFIYNFVKPFEGPHPGYAVLSGRPPAGQPASLMISVMGWHGPSSLNVAKVGLVTMSGPATVSNSTMTDMGNGDILVTIDVVPEGEFVIAMNGTDKVSNSEFQRQSTTQMSVSKVNIQAVVDSSVEPGKVFKLPFSVMTEGTDGQYNIGARNDKNFPMNYPNSLTLTTGQYSNNTLTITPPVNTSSGTDVTLTLEAKSHTGVDSNYIVLRLSVVTKITDFVRPLCDVVSVLADDCPKTVSQCKPFMWELSANITDENGTGIESVSLLQGSGTLSYTRLPAPFTQAHYNASCCSQIVEFVAVDKAGNVGKCYYSIAPSGGSPALTLSLPIWLCLLVSAFILKP; encoded by the exons CTTGATCATGACTTCATTGCTGTGCATTGCCCTGCTGGCTTTGGTCTTATCAGGGCCCACTGTTGCCTTTGTACCCAATGGAGGTGATGCATCTACACATGTCAGCATTACAGGAACAGCTGTATTGCAAAAGGTGACAGAGACATGTCGGGCAGTGGCTGAGGCAGCTGGTCATGAGTTCAAGCCCACG GGTTCCTCTCCTGAGGAACTAGTTAAAGCCTGTCTAGGACCCACAGCAACAGGAGAGGTGTCTGGTGCCAAATTTCATTCTGCACTTCAAGAAATCTACATCCAAAATGGACTGGTAGACCGTGACTTTGTTAATAG TGCTCCTCATCACTTCAACTCAGAGGCCTTCCTGGAGGGACGTAGCCTGATCATGGAAGGCATGGTGGGCATTAAGGCTAACATTCGTGAGGATAACTTTAAGGCTGCCAGGGAAACACTGGGCAGAGTACTCCACACCCTACAG GACTTCTACAGCCACAGTAACTGGGTGGAGCTGGGATATACGGAACCATACATCAACCTCATACGCCCAGATCTGCCTCTGGAGAACCTTGCAG ATGTAAACACAGCCACCTGCAGAGACTGTGCAAGAGGAACATGTCCCAATGCAATTCTTCCCAACatcctgaaagaaaaaatactCACATCAGGCTACATGGGAATCTTCTCTGCTGCCAAGCCTCAAG GTAAATGCAGCCATGGAGGTGGAGCTGACCTGACTAGCACTGCAGTTCCTCGTGGAGGCATCAACAAAGATGAGCGTCGCTCAGACAACGTGGCCCTCCACAATGCTGCTGTGAATGCAGCTAGAGCGGCCAGCCTCCAGCTGCTGGAAGAAATCCGTTCAGCTGCAGGAAACCATGCCTTTCTGCG AATGATGGGGATTGCCCGCTCATCTGTCGTGTGTTTTGTTATTGACACCACCGGCAGTATGTCAGATGATATTGATGCAGCCAGGTCAGAAGTTTATAAAATCATTGACAGCAAAAGAGGAACGCAAGATGAGCCATCAGAGTACATTCTGGTCCCCTTCAATGACCCCG ATTTTGGACCTATGATTAGAACAACAGACCCAGATAAGATGAAGAAAGAAATCTCAAAGCTCACAGCAACAGGAGGTGGTGATACCCCTGAAATGTGCCTGTCAGGACTTCAG CTGGCCCTCACTGGTGCCCCTGCATCCTCCTACATCTATGTGTTCACTGATGCTCCAGCCAAAGATATCGTCCTCAAAGACACAATAGTTGCTCTCATCAGGACCACCAAGTCAACA GTGTCATTCTTCATGACTGGGTCCAGTAGAAGGCGCCGCCGTTCCCTTAGAGCTGCTTCCTTTGAAGACTACAAAGAACTGGCTCTGGCCTCTGGAGGTCAATCCATCCAAGTGCCAAAGACGCAGCTGCCCCAAGCCACACCCATCATTCTTGACACCTCCACTTCAGCTCTG GTGACAATTCTTCAACGAGCAAGGAACCCTGGGAAACAGGAGACCTTTCCTTTCATATTAGATGAATCTCTTCAAAATATCACCATCTACATCACAGGAACATCCATTACTTTCACACTAACCAACCCTGCCG GTGTGAGCCAGAGCCACACTGAGGCCAATGGTAAACTGGGGACCATTCAGAGAGTTGGCAACCTGATGAGAATTCGTCTCAATGCTGACAAGCAGACAGGAACCTGGCAGATCAACGTCATCTCCAACCAGCCATACACAGTCAAAGTCACAG GCCAGAGTGTTATTACCTTTATCTATAACTTTGTGAAACCCTTTGAGGGACCTCACCCAGGTTATGCAGTTCTCAGTGGGCGTCCACCAGCAG GTCAGCCAGCCAGCCTGATGATCTCAGTTATGGGTTGGCATGGTCCGTCATCACTCAATGTTGCAAAGGTTGGCTTAGTAACTATGTCTGGGCCTGCGACTGTCAGCAACAGTACAATGACTGACATGGGCAATGGAGACATCCTAGTCACCATTGATGTAGTCCCTGAGGGCGAGTTTGTGATTGCTATGAACGGCACAGACAAAGTGTCAAACAGTGAATTTCAGAGGCAGTCTACCACTCAGATGTCTGTCTCCAAAGTGAATATCCAG GCTGTAGTGGACAGCAGTGTGGAGCCAGGAAAAGTCTTCAAACTCCCCTTCAGTGTAATGACCGAGGGCACCGATGGTCAATACAACATCGGCGCTAGAAACGACAAAAACTTCCCCATGAACTACCCAAACAG CCTCACCCTGACAACTGGACAATATTCTAATAATACGTTGACTATTACCCCACCTGTGAATACATCGTCAGGCACTGATGTCACTCTGACTTTGGAAGCCAAGTCGCACACTGGTGTCGACTCCAATTACATCGTTCTGAGATTGTCTGTTGTTACTAAG atTACAGATTTTGTTCGGCCTTTGTGTGACGTGGTCAGCGTTCTGGCTGATGACTGCCCTAAAACTGTGTCTCAATGTAAACCTTTCATGTGGGAGCTCTCGGCCAACATTACTGATGAAAACGGCACTGGGATAGAAAGCGTCTCCCTGCTCCAGGGAAGTGGGACTCTGTCATACACCAGGCTGCCCGCTCCTTTCACCCAAGCACATTACAACGCCTCCTGCTGCTCGCAGATTGTTGAATTTGTAGCAGTAGATAAAGCTGGCAATGTTGGAAAGTGCTATTATTCAATTGCTCCTTCAGGTGGCTCTCCTGCTTTAACTCTCTCGCTGCCAATTTGGTTGTGCCTGCTGGTATCTGCCTTCATATTAAAGCCTTGA